One genomic window of Actinomycetota bacterium includes the following:
- a CDS encoding alpha/beta hydrolase, whose protein sequence is MRITELSKSLRSVFDLRGGSNLPVGDWQGRRENAEKMFGSVADGMKVPDSIAMTDITVTGRHGQRIPARVYRKKGSTSRALVVFVHGGGMIMGSIDASNSTVARYVELTGIPALSVGYRLAPEHTYPAQRDDIAEAIAWAHSHAGELNLDRSRIGILGQSSGGAIAAGVVLRLRDMGEHPVACQLLIYPMLDDRTDKAGPIAARFLTWSVADNITSWNCLLNGKAGTADISPYAAPARAKDLVGLPPTYIEVGTLDLFREEDELYAKSLEAAGVSVEFHLRRGAPHGFEASMTELADKAFVQRGEFLLKHLGEPQS, encoded by the coding sequence GTGAGGATCACCGAGCTTTCCAAGTCGCTCAGATCAGTATTCGATCTGCGCGGTGGCTCGAATCTGCCCGTCGGTGATTGGCAAGGTCGACGTGAAAACGCCGAGAAGATGTTCGGTTCGGTCGCTGACGGCATGAAAGTTCCTGATTCGATTGCCATGACCGATATCACGGTCACCGGCCGACATGGGCAACGCATTCCGGCCCGCGTCTACCGCAAGAAGGGCTCAACAAGTCGCGCACTTGTCGTGTTCGTCCACGGGGGCGGCATGATCATGGGCTCCATCGACGCCAGTAATTCCACCGTCGCTCGCTATGTGGAACTCACCGGAATTCCTGCTCTTTCGGTCGGATACCGGCTCGCACCAGAGCACACCTACCCCGCACAGCGCGATGACATTGCTGAGGCCATTGCCTGGGCACATTCGCACGCTGGCGAGTTGAATCTGGATCGCAGCCGAATCGGCATCCTTGGGCAGAGCTCTGGCGGGGCCATTGCTGCTGGAGTGGTGCTGCGCCTTCGCGATATGGGCGAGCATCCTGTTGCTTGTCAGCTGTTGATCTACCCGATGCTCGATGATCGCACCGACAAGGCGGGTCCGATTGCTGCTCGCTTCCTGACCTGGAGCGTTGCCGACAACATCACCAGTTGGAATTGCCTGCTGAACGGCAAGGCCGGAACTGCGGATATCTCGCCATACGCTGCACCTGCGCGGGCCAAGGACCTTGTTGGTCTACCGCCTACCTACATCGAAGTTGGCACCCTGGATCTCTTCCGTGAAGAGGACGAGTTGTACGCCAAGTCGCTTGAGGCCGCTGGCGTCAGTGTTGAATTTCATTTGCGCCGCGGCGCACCTCATGGTTTTGAGGCATCAATGACAGAGCTGGCGGACAAGGCATTCGTGCAACGCGGCGAGTTCCTGCTGAAGCACCTTGGCGAGCCGCAGTCCTAA
- a CDS encoding ATP-binding domain-containing protein, whose amino-acid sequence MDDALRLEQSHVDHCYLLLASYVSHLEDRINSTSNALSTGTGQDDLEREAMLDNLTSQLRAARTSDTRLCFGRIDGDSGNYHIGRIGLRDEDGEPELIDWRAPNAAPFYQATFANPLGVQLRRRIVTRDRTVTHVEDEVLNDPTLTESRAAAAALDAPREGRMGDIIATIAADQDSIIRSPLNQLTVVQGGPGTGKTVVALHRAAWLLYTFRDKLARDGVLVVGPSPTFLHYIDQVLPSLGETDVVLLTPGQLYPGIDARKHDVDDVAAVKGDARMAQVIANAVRQRRRIPKQDFTITMEDRSTVMITARQLQDAERAVARNASFHSGRETFLIRALNHLGAYRARQLGEDASDPEVRRDQVSELVEDRNIRRELNLMWMPITPEVLVRRILTDVERLHAATASVLTAVETRLILKDPDAAWTIDDVPLIDEAAELLGPWDPDESRNNARESAERRHELAHAEQAISNTDMGGWIDAAGLVGRMYSASQRRSVAELASADRTWVYGHIVVDEAQELSRMAWRVLSRRATRKSMTIVGDVQQTSHPAGARDWEEALGDVRGKIDLHVLTVTYRITEQIADKATELLTAAGGNAPELHPVREGAEVEIHDITPDQLAELVTKTVANIPGRAAVIVPDDQIEELAAQLLATSSEFGIGDTALDAPIAILSARDTKGLEFDVVFVVDPKSMGTQTKRGADLYVAATRATQVMHLVNWL is encoded by the coding sequence GTGGACGACGCGCTACGGCTCGAGCAGTCGCATGTCGACCACTGTTACTTGCTGCTCGCCAGCTATGTGAGCCATCTCGAAGATCGCATCAACTCCACTTCCAATGCCCTGAGTACTGGCACCGGGCAGGACGATCTGGAGCGCGAAGCGATGCTCGACAACCTCACCTCCCAACTGCGCGCGGCTCGAACCTCGGACACTCGACTGTGCTTTGGACGTATCGACGGCGACTCCGGCAACTATCACATTGGCCGTATCGGCCTGCGCGATGAGGACGGCGAGCCAGAACTCATTGACTGGCGTGCACCCAACGCAGCACCCTTCTATCAAGCAACTTTCGCCAATCCGCTCGGAGTGCAGCTTCGACGACGCATCGTCACTCGCGATCGAACGGTGACTCATGTTGAGGACGAGGTGCTCAACGATCCAACCTTGACCGAATCGCGCGCCGCGGCCGCGGCACTTGACGCTCCGCGCGAAGGTCGCATGGGCGACATCATCGCCACGATTGCGGCCGATCAGGACTCCATCATCCGCAGCCCGCTCAATCAGCTCACCGTTGTCCAAGGTGGTCCCGGCACTGGCAAGACCGTCGTAGCACTCCACCGCGCGGCTTGGTTGCTGTACACCTTCCGCGACAAACTGGCTCGCGATGGCGTGCTCGTCGTTGGCCCCTCCCCCACTTTCTTGCACTACATCGATCAGGTGCTGCCGAGCCTTGGTGAGACAGATGTTGTGCTGCTGACTCCAGGACAGTTGTATCCCGGCATCGATGCTCGCAAGCACGACGTTGATGATGTGGCGGCGGTCAAGGGTGATGCCCGCATGGCGCAAGTGATCGCCAACGCCGTGCGTCAGCGCCGACGCATCCCAAAGCAGGATTTCACGATCACGATGGAAGACCGCTCGACCGTCATGATCACCGCGAGGCAACTCCAAGATGCCGAACGCGCAGTTGCGCGCAACGCCAGTTTCCACAGTGGTCGAGAGACTTTCCTCATTCGCGCCCTTAACCATCTGGGTGCGTATCGCGCCCGACAACTCGGCGAGGATGCAAGCGATCCTGAGGTTCGGCGAGATCAGGTCAGTGAACTGGTCGAAGATCGCAACATTCGACGAGAACTCAACCTGATGTGGATGCCGATCACTCCCGAAGTGCTCGTGCGGCGCATACTGACCGACGTCGAACGCCTACATGCCGCAACGGCGTCTGTTCTGACAGCTGTGGAAACCCGGTTGATCCTTAAAGATCCAGATGCTGCTTGGACGATTGACGATGTGCCGCTCATCGATGAAGCCGCGGAATTGCTTGGTCCCTGGGATCCAGATGAGTCGCGCAACAACGCTCGAGAATCCGCCGAGCGTCGCCATGAACTTGCTCACGCCGAGCAAGCCATCAGCAACACAGACATGGGCGGCTGGATTGATGCCGCCGGCTTGGTCGGTCGCATGTACAGCGCAAGCCAACGACGATCAGTTGCTGAGCTTGCATCTGCTGATCGCACCTGGGTCTACGGGCACATCGTGGTAGACGAGGCTCAGGAACTCTCACGGATGGCCTGGCGCGTGCTTTCGCGTCGAGCAACGCGCAAGTCCATGACCATCGTCGGCGACGTGCAGCAAACCAGCCACCCTGCTGGTGCACGCGATTGGGAAGAAGCCCTGGGCGACGTCCGCGGCAAGATTGACTTGCATGTGCTTACCGTCACCTATCGCATCACTGAGCAGATCGCTGACAAGGCAACTGAGCTCTTGACAGCCGCGGGCGGCAACGCACCCGAGTTGCACCCCGTACGCGAGGGTGCTGAGGTCGAGATTCACGACATCACGCCTGACCAATTGGCAGAGCTGGTCACCAAGACTGTTGCGAATATTCCCGGGCGTGCGGCAGTCATCGTCCCTGATGACCAGATCGAAGAACTCGCTGCTCAACTGCTGGCAACGAGCAGCGAGTTCGGCATTGGCGACACTGCTCTTGATGCTCCTATTGCGATTCTTTCGGCGCGCGATACCAAGGGTCTTGAGTTCGACGTGGTGTTCGTCGTTGATCCCAAGTCGATGGGCACCCAAACCAAGCGTGGGGCCGACCTCTACGTCGCTGCAACCCGTGCCACGCAGGTCATGCACTTGGTGAACTGGCTTTAG
- a CDS encoding aldo/keto reductase yields the protein MRYRKLGTTGLEVSSQCLGTMMYGSNSNTDHEDCIGQIHHAIDSGINFLDSADVYSDGESETIVGKALVGRRDDVIVATKCFNPMGEGLNRRGSSRRWVIQACEDSLRRLNTDYIDLYQVHRLDWDTDIEEIMDGLSHLVQQGKVRYLGSSTYPAEWIVEAQWASRRRNLQRFVCEQPQYSIFSRGIETSVLPTAARHNMAVIPWSPLAGGWLTGKYRREIGIPADSRYGGTGRFAQMARLGEDPEMLEARYDLIEELDAVATQAGLTMTQMAYGFVDAHPAITSTIIGPRTRPQLDDAIASADVSLDAAILDAIDRIVPVGVDAPGMTNFAPNPAFKRGNRRR from the coding sequence ATGCGCTATCGGAAATTGGGCACGACCGGCCTCGAAGTCAGCAGCCAGTGCCTTGGCACGATGATGTACGGGAGCAACAGCAACACCGATCACGAGGATTGCATCGGACAGATTCATCACGCGATTGATTCCGGCATCAACTTCCTGGATTCGGCGGATGTCTATTCCGATGGTGAGAGCGAGACGATCGTCGGCAAGGCGCTGGTTGGACGTAGAGACGACGTCATCGTGGCGACCAAGTGCTTCAACCCCATGGGAGAAGGCCTCAACCGTCGCGGCAGCTCGCGACGCTGGGTTATCCAGGCCTGCGAAGACAGCCTGCGCCGACTCAACACCGACTACATCGATCTCTATCAGGTTCATCGCCTCGATTGGGACACTGATATCGAAGAGATCATGGACGGCCTCTCGCACCTCGTTCAGCAGGGCAAGGTGCGTTACCTCGGCTCCTCGACCTACCCAGCCGAATGGATTGTCGAGGCCCAGTGGGCATCTCGACGTCGCAATCTGCAGCGCTTTGTGTGTGAGCAGCCTCAGTACTCGATCTTCTCGCGCGGCATCGAAACGTCCGTGCTGCCTACCGCGGCACGTCACAACATGGCAGTCATTCCGTGGAGTCCCTTGGCTGGCGGATGGCTCACCGGCAAGTATCGGCGCGAAATCGGGATACCTGCAGATTCTCGCTACGGCGGCACCGGCCGTTTCGCACAGATGGCTCGGCTTGGGGAGGATCCCGAGATGCTGGAGGCGCGATACGACCTGATTGAGGAACTCGACGCAGTTGCCACGCAGGCTGGCCTGACAATGACCCAGATGGCCTATGGCTTCGTCGACGCGCACCCGGCGATCACCTCAACGATCATTGGGCCTCGTACTCGGCCGCAGTTGGACGACGCAATTGCATCCGCGGATGTCAGTTTGGATGCTGCAATTCTGGATGCGATCGACAGGATCGTTCCGGTTGGTGTCGATGCACCTGGCATGACGAACTTTGCTCCGAACCCGGCATTCAAGCGAGGCAACCGCCGACGCTGA
- a CDS encoding ABC transporter permease: MSTDTSPKYEVDARLLKLTFPRVLKSEILKLRTLRSTWIMLLAMLTLFIAFGALAALSTTGQLESSNGRRPQAFALDPVTTVLAGAGFAVLLMSVFGVLSGAREYGSGMIRATLSFVPKRLYVLWAKTIALLIFVIPVTLIAAFGAFVLGMAVLNGAGSETVAFTDPDAQRVLFGTAANITGLAIIGLALGMAMRSMPGAIATVIGGVLILPALLTALLPESWRSVLKFLPSNAAAAFTEVNVRSDMLPLSPGIAVFIAWVALSLGIAGFLLVRRDA; this comes from the coding sequence ATGAGCACTGATACTTCTCCAAAGTATGAAGTCGATGCTCGGCTGTTGAAATTGACCTTCCCTCGGGTGTTGAAGTCCGAGATTCTCAAGCTTCGGACCTTGCGTTCCACTTGGATCATGCTGCTGGCAATGCTGACCCTGTTCATTGCCTTCGGCGCCCTCGCCGCACTCTCCACTACTGGTCAGCTTGAAAGTAGCAACGGTCGACGACCGCAGGCTTTCGCTCTTGACCCAGTCACGACAGTGCTGGCTGGGGCGGGCTTCGCCGTGCTGCTGATGTCTGTATTCGGAGTCCTTTCGGGCGCGCGTGAATACGGCAGCGGAATGATCCGGGCCACCTTGTCCTTTGTGCCCAAGCGTTTGTACGTGCTGTGGGCAAAAACCATTGCTCTCCTGATCTTCGTGATCCCGGTGACATTGATTGCCGCTTTTGGAGCCTTCGTGTTGGGCATGGCTGTGCTCAACGGCGCGGGCTCGGAAACTGTTGCATTCACTGATCCGGACGCGCAGCGGGTGTTGTTCGGCACGGCAGCAAATATCACCGGTCTGGCCATCATTGGGCTGGCGCTGGGAATGGCGATGCGTTCGATGCCAGGCGCGATCGCCACTGTGATCGGCGGGGTCTTGATCCTGCCCGCATTGCTGACCGCATTGCTGCCGGAGTCTTGGCGATCCGTGCTGAAGTTCCTTCCATCGAATGCAGCGGCGGCGTTCACGGAGGTGAATGTTCGCTCCGACATGCTGCCCTTGAGCCCAGGGATCGCAGTCTTCATTGCTTGGGTGGCCTTGAGCTTGGGCATCGCCGGTTTCCTGCTTGTTCGCAGGGACGCCTAA
- a CDS encoding DUF3293 domain-containing protein, which produces MVLAREDLFAEYEAAIVSACDPNASNELAWSDPALFCALRGQAGLVLTAWNPGFARPTLAINEAKNQQMLAAIQAKGFEIWPAECASPDGQFREPGFLVWAMPVELGARLAAEFEQLAIYAYSDDGERSIVACGPA; this is translated from the coding sequence ATGGTGCTCGCTCGGGAAGATCTGTTTGCCGAATACGAGGCGGCGATTGTGAGTGCCTGCGACCCGAACGCATCAAACGAACTTGCTTGGAGTGACCCGGCATTGTTTTGCGCGTTGCGCGGCCAAGCTGGCTTGGTGCTAACGGCTTGGAACCCTGGATTTGCCCGGCCAACACTTGCCATCAACGAGGCCAAGAATCAACAGATGCTCGCCGCAATCCAGGCGAAAGGCTTTGAAATCTGGCCTGCTGAATGCGCATCACCGGATGGTCAGTTCAGAGAGCCGGGATTTCTCGTGTGGGCAATGCCTGTGGAGTTGGGCGCACGTCTTGCTGCCGAATTCGAGCAGCTTGCCATCTATGCGTACTCAGATGACGGTGAGCGCTCCATAGTGGCTTGTGGGCCCGCCTAA
- a CDS encoding DUF4192 domain-containing protein gives MKTQIPAPVLRSPHHLLAAVPFLLGFRPQASVVVVWIRSGVIALTQRVDWPVQASHEELATWAEAVVRPARHVCAQGAVILGYPPSHIDAVDSQGALPLVWLGKAIKARETEVLDVLLVLEDGWKQVHLESGSVAEEISLFNIQVLAEVSDDFMFSGWSFAASRDDVCAEFEPQPGAALALVEDLEQLAEEIRSLESAELELWRDEVIRLLLNCCESGVVASADRLRLANGLRDIRVRDSVLWHLAHQLDPNTSFLAVRALIRCLPEGQRAPAATVGAICAWLTGDGVRATAALDIAAHEEPEYGLARLVSTALANGLPPRMWQETMEQLTYDSCRNGLS, from the coding sequence ATGAAGACTCAGATCCCCGCTCCAGTACTGCGCAGTCCACATCACCTTTTGGCGGCTGTTCCTTTCCTCCTTGGCTTTCGACCGCAGGCAAGTGTGGTGGTGGTCTGGATTCGGTCCGGAGTTATCGCGTTGACACAGCGCGTGGACTGGCCAGTGCAGGCAAGCCACGAGGAGCTCGCCACTTGGGCGGAGGCCGTGGTGCGGCCCGCACGTCATGTCTGCGCCCAAGGAGCAGTGATTCTGGGGTATCCACCAAGCCATATCGACGCCGTCGACTCGCAAGGGGCACTGCCGCTCGTCTGGCTCGGGAAGGCGATTAAGGCCAGGGAGACTGAAGTGCTCGATGTGCTGCTCGTTCTCGAAGACGGCTGGAAGCAGGTACATCTGGAATCTGGCTCAGTCGCTGAGGAGATCTCGCTGTTCAACATTCAGGTGCTTGCAGAGGTCAGCGACGATTTCATGTTTTCAGGCTGGTCCTTCGCCGCAAGTCGAGACGATGTCTGTGCGGAATTTGAGCCGCAACCGGGAGCGGCGCTCGCCTTGGTCGAAGACCTGGAGCAACTGGCCGAGGAGATCAGGTCCTTGGAGTCCGCCGAGCTGGAATTGTGGCGAGACGAAGTCATTCGTCTACTGCTGAACTGCTGCGAAAGCGGGGTAGTGGCAAGCGCTGATCGCTTGCGTCTTGCCAATGGCTTGCGAGACATTCGAGTGCGCGATTCGGTGTTGTGGCATCTGGCGCATCAATTGGATCCAAATACCAGCTTCCTTGCCGTGCGGGCGCTCATCCGCTGCCTCCCCGAAGGTCAGCGCGCTCCGGCAGCGACGGTCGGCGCCATCTGTGCCTGGCTGACCGGTGATGGGGTCCGCGCGACTGCGGCCTTGGATATCGCCGCACATGAGGAGCCCGAATACGGTTTGGCGCGTCTGGTGAGCACAGCATTGGCCAATGGGCTGCCGCCGCGGATGTGGCAGGAAACCATGGAGCAGCTCACCTACGACTCTTGCCGCAACGGCTTGAGTTAG
- a CDS encoding AI-2E family transporter, translating to MSSEENIPETLRTLAGVTWRLLILVAGFALIVYIFNGIFPVVFALFFALLVTAWSSPVMNLYNKLLPKVLSMILALLTITALVVLILATVINATIQEGPKLVDSITTGFADIETWLKTGPLQLSDSQFSKLLDQLQGWGTGILKSLAGDAFGALGSIGTLIIASSVFIFGVIFFLMSPVKIWDWLMSWIPGQLREHVDISGRIAWESIAGYTRGIVVIALMDGLLVYVGLLILQVPLAAALAAVVFLGAFIPVIGAPIATFFAAIVALAENGPVTAALVVLLTIVVGSFDGDVMQPLVMGKAVNLHPLAIVIAIAAGSIALGIVGALIAVPIAGAIYGVARYVTGRDPDHPYKSTPKFEGSS from the coding sequence TTGAGCAGCGAAGAAAACATTCCAGAGACCCTGCGCACTCTGGCGGGCGTTACTTGGCGTCTGCTCATTCTTGTAGCCGGCTTTGCGCTGATCGTCTACATATTCAACGGAATCTTCCCGGTTGTCTTTGCGCTGTTCTTTGCCCTTCTCGTCACCGCGTGGTCTTCACCTGTGATGAACCTCTACAACAAGTTGCTGCCCAAGGTGCTTTCAATGATCTTGGCACTGCTCACCATTACCGCGTTGGTCGTCTTGATCTTGGCCACCGTAATCAACGCAACGATTCAAGAGGGTCCCAAGCTGGTTGACTCCATCACAACGGGATTTGCCGACATAGAAACCTGGCTGAAGACAGGCCCCCTCCAACTTTCTGATTCACAGTTCTCCAAATTGCTTGATCAACTTCAGGGTTGGGGCACAGGAATACTGAAAAGTCTGGCCGGTGACGCATTCGGGGCTCTCGGATCAATCGGTACCTTGATCATCGCCAGTTCGGTCTTCATTTTCGGCGTGATCTTCTTTCTGATGTCACCCGTCAAAATCTGGGATTGGCTGATGAGTTGGATCCCGGGTCAATTGCGTGAGCATGTCGACATTTCTGGTCGCATCGCCTGGGAATCCATTGCCGGATACACGCGGGGCATCGTCGTGATTGCCCTCATGGATGGATTACTCGTCTATGTCGGGCTACTGATTCTCCAGGTGCCGCTCGCGGCGGCCTTGGCAGCTGTGGTCTTCCTCGGCGCCTTCATTCCAGTCATTGGTGCACCCATCGCAACCTTCTTCGCCGCGATCGTTGCCTTAGCTGAAAATGGTCCGGTGACTGCTGCCCTGGTCGTGCTGCTGACCATCGTCGTGGGCAGCTTCGATGGCGATGTCATGCAGCCTCTTGTCATGGGCAAGGCCGTCAATCTGCATCCTCTGGCAATCGTCATCGCGATCGCCGCCGGCAGCATTGCGCTGGGCATCGTCGGAGCACTCATCGCGGTGCCGATCGCCGGGGCGATCTACGGAGTGGCCCGCTACGTCACCGGACGAGATCCCGACCATCCGTACAAGTCGACACCGAAATTCGAAGGATCGAGTTAG
- a CDS encoding ABC transporter ATP-binding protein, translating into MIEVRNLTKRYGKVTAVDDVSFKVNPGVVTGFLGPNGAGKSTTMRMILGLDKPDGGDVLVHGAPYRSARTPVAEIGALLEAKGFDKARSARNHLRTLASTSGIRMKRVDEVLALVGLSEVAGSKAGGFSLGMGQRLGIAVALLGDPRIVMLDEPVNGLDPDGVLWMRNLLRQLADEGRTVFLSSHLMTEMELIADQLIIIGRGRILADTTMTEFIAASSANRVRVVSPGAAELRSRLEGRAAASEMLDSGALVISGLSSVEIGEEAFAAGIMLHELTPLSASLEEAFMELTRDSLQFHTDGAAA; encoded by the coding sequence GTGATTGAAGTCAGAAATCTGACCAAGCGCTACGGCAAGGTCACGGCAGTGGATGACGTGAGTTTCAAAGTCAACCCTGGAGTGGTCACTGGTTTTCTCGGACCAAACGGTGCGGGCAAGTCCACGACCATGCGCATGATTCTGGGTCTGGACAAGCCCGATGGCGGTGATGTGCTGGTGCATGGAGCGCCATACCGATCTGCTCGTACTCCGGTGGCTGAGATTGGTGCGCTCCTTGAGGCCAAGGGTTTCGACAAAGCCCGCTCGGCGCGCAATCATCTGCGCACCCTCGCCTCGACCTCGGGTATCAGAATGAAGCGCGTCGATGAAGTGCTTGCGCTTGTTGGGCTTTCCGAAGTCGCAGGATCAAAGGCAGGTGGATTCTCACTTGGCATGGGTCAGCGCTTGGGCATTGCTGTTGCCCTGCTCGGAGATCCGCGCATAGTCATGCTCGACGAACCTGTAAATGGCCTAGACCCGGACGGCGTGCTGTGGATGCGCAATCTCCTGCGTCAATTGGCAGATGAAGGCCGCACCGTGTTCTTGTCCTCCCACCTGATGACCGAGATGGAACTCATCGCCGATCAGTTGATCATCATCGGACGAGGACGGATCTTGGCGGACACGACGATGACGGAGTTCATCGCTGCGTCGTCCGCCAATCGCGTGCGGGTCGTGTCGCCGGGTGCTGCCGAACTGAGGAGTCGACTTGAAGGCCGAGCGGCCGCCAGCGAAATGCTCGATTCAGGCGCACTGGTGATCTCTGGTCTCAGCTCGGTTGAAATTGGCGAGGAGGCATTCGCGGCAGGGATCATGTTGCATGAACTCACTCCGTTGAGCGCCTCTCTCGAGGAGGCGTTCATGGAACTGACCCGGGACTCCTTGCAATTTCACACAGATGGGGCAGCGGCATGA
- a CDS encoding lysylphosphatidylglycerol synthase transmembrane domain-containing protein has translation MSTPAPSAQLDKKKSLILGAVGLFFIVIIFWKVIPTIGNYSEAWDALKSMSLAALIAIGISVVVYLTCYGYPFMAATPGLRFWPSEQINQAAFAISNGVPGGGAVGLAFQYGMLASYKIPPAAATSAITAVSIWSTFVTLGFPILGVLALTVAGENGDSYFLGGVIGLALLIGAILAFTLIMRSEPAAIWIGKLGNRLIGPLRGRIKALKELDLVGPLTNFRKSMYDVLKRRWAALTLAQVGVSFTQFLILYVALRGIEGWDQAGTPILLVFAAFAISQLGLMIPITPGGLGTVDAAMIALLVSFGVSEGTATAADLVWRACSFVPQIIIGIIALVSWSKKAGQTFASTPDAAA, from the coding sequence ATGTCCACGCCGGCCCCGTCTGCTCAGCTCGACAAGAAGAAGTCGTTGATCCTGGGTGCCGTGGGTCTGTTCTTCATTGTGATCATCTTCTGGAAGGTGATCCCAACCATCGGCAACTACAGCGAAGCCTGGGATGCCCTGAAGTCGATGTCGCTGGCCGCGCTCATTGCGATAGGGATCAGCGTGGTCGTCTACCTGACCTGCTACGGCTATCCGTTCATGGCGGCTACTCCAGGCTTGCGTTTTTGGCCGTCCGAGCAGATCAACCAGGCAGCGTTTGCGATCAGCAACGGCGTTCCTGGAGGCGGAGCTGTCGGACTGGCCTTCCAATATGGGATGTTGGCTTCCTACAAGATCCCGCCCGCTGCTGCCACTTCCGCAATTACCGCGGTAAGCATCTGGAGCACTTTCGTCACTCTTGGCTTTCCAATTCTTGGGGTTCTCGCGCTGACTGTTGCCGGCGAGAATGGCGATTCGTACTTTCTTGGCGGAGTGATTGGGTTGGCCCTGCTCATTGGAGCAATCCTGGCCTTCACCCTGATCATGCGTTCCGAACCGGCTGCGATCTGGATCGGCAAGCTTGGCAATCGGCTGATCGGACCTTTGCGCGGCCGCATCAAGGCATTGAAGGAACTCGATCTCGTTGGGCCACTGACCAACTTTCGAAAGAGCATGTATGACGTTCTCAAACGTCGCTGGGCTGCTTTGACTCTCGCCCAGGTCGGGGTCTCCTTCACGCAGTTCCTCATCCTCTACGTGGCCCTGCGTGGCATCGAGGGTTGGGACCAAGCCGGAACGCCGATCCTGCTGGTCTTCGCCGCCTTCGCCATCAGCCAGCTTGGGCTGATGATTCCGATTACTCCTGGAGGTCTTGGCACCGTTGATGCGGCGATGATTGCCCTGCTCGTGAGTTTCGGGGTGTCCGAGGGCACAGCTACAGCGGCCGATCTGGTTTGGCGAGCCTGCTCTTTCGTGCCGCAGATCATTATTGGCATCATCGCTCTGGTCTCCTGGTCCAAGAAGGCCGGACAGACCTTTGCATCAACTCCTGACGCCGCCGCGTAA
- a CDS encoding VOC family protein, producing MRLDHISYACTASELPDVVQRIGSDLSATFRDGGRHPQFGTRNFILPMANGCYIEVVSALDHPASDKAAFGRAVNHCATNGGGWMSWAISVDNIKPYEQRLGREAVAGHRILPDGQKLEWKQLGVLNVMENPQLPFFVEWVSSADKHPSVGASNVTVERIEIAGDPNTVSAYIDENFMDVMDGVYVEWVEAENPGVIAVTFTTPNGTVRID from the coding sequence ATGCGGCTTGATCACATCTCATATGCCTGCACGGCCAGCGAACTCCCAGACGTTGTCCAACGTATTGGCTCAGATCTCTCGGCTACCTTCCGCGATGGTGGACGTCACCCGCAATTCGGCACCCGCAACTTCATTCTTCCGATGGCCAACGGCTGCTACATCGAAGTCGTATCTGCCCTCGACCATCCCGCTTCAGACAAAGCTGCCTTCGGCCGCGCGGTGAACCACTGCGCAACCAATGGCGGCGGCTGGATGAGCTGGGCAATCTCCGTTGACAACATCAAGCCCTACGAGCAGCGCCTCGGACGCGAAGCCGTGGCAGGTCATCGCATCCTTCCCGATGGTCAGAAACTGGAGTGGAAGCAACTCGGCGTGCTCAATGTGATGGAGAATCCCCAACTGCCCTTCTTCGTTGAATGGGTGAGCTCGGCCGACAAGCATCCGTCGGTAGGGGCAAGCAATGTCACCGTCGAGCGTATTGAAATCGCAGGCGATCCCAATACCGTCAGCGCCTACATCGACGAAAACTTCATGGACGTGATGGACGGCGTGTATGTCGAATGGGTTGAAGCCGAGAATCCTGGAGTCATCGCCGTCACATTCACAACGCCCAATGGCACCGTTCGAATCGACTGA